A window from Equus caballus isolate H_3958 breed thoroughbred chromosome 8, TB-T2T, whole genome shotgun sequence encodes these proteins:
- the NDUFV2 gene encoding NADH dehydrogenase [ubiquinone] flavoprotein 2, mitochondrial, producing the protein MFLSAVLRARAPGLAAQWGRHIRNLHKTAVQNGAGGALFVHRDTPENNPDTPFDFTPENYKRIEAIVKNYPEGHKAAAVLPILDLAQRQNGWLPISAMNKVAEVLQVPPMRVYEVATFYTMYNRKPVGKYHIQVCTTTPCMLRNSDSILEAIQKKLGIKVGETTPDKLFTLIEVECLGACVNAPMVQINDNYYEDLTPKDIEEIIDALKAGTIPKPGPRSGRFSCEPAGGLTSLTEPPKGPGFGLQAGL; encoded by the exons ATGTTCCTCTCCGCGGTGCTCAGGGCCCGGGCGCCGGGCCTCGCCGCCCAGTGG gGAAGACATATAAGGAATTTGCATAAGACAGCTGTGCAAAATGGAGCTGGAGGAGCCTTATTTGTG cATAGAGATACTCCTGAGAATAACCCAGATACTCCATTTGATTTCACACCAGAAAACTATAAG AGGATAGAAGCAATTGTAAAAAACTATCCTGAAGGGCATAAAGCAGCAGCAGTGCTTCCAATCCTGGATTTAGCCCAAAGACAGAATGGATGGCTGCCCATCTCTGCTATGAACAAG gTTGCAGAAGTCTTACAAGTACCTCCAATGAGAGTATATGAAGTAGCAACTTTTTATACAATGTACAATCGGAAGCCAGTTGGAAAGTACCACATTCAGGTCTGCACTACTACCCCTTGCATGCTTCGAAACTCTGACAGCATACTGGAGGCCATTCAGAAAAAGCTTG GAATAAAGGTTGGAGAGACCACACCTGACAAACTTTTCACTCTTATAGAGGTGGAATGTTTAGGGGCCTGTGTTAATGCACCAATGGTTCAGATAAATGACAACTACTAT gaGGATCTGACACCTAAGGATATTGAAGAAATTATTGATGCACTCAAGGCTGGCACAATTCCAAAACCTGGGCCAAG gaGTGGACGTTTCTCTTGTGAGCCAGCTGGGGGTCTTACCTCTTTGACTGAACCACCCAAAGGACCTGGCTTTGGTTTGCAAGCAGGCCTTTAA
- the LOC102148044 gene encoding divergent paired-related homeobox-like → MSDPGDLPKGKPQKYPQRKRTMFTQKQLADLRLLFNENPYPTSSLQREMASKMEIHPTVVKVWFKNHRAKLKRAKYKPIQQKQQEAQQQQLAEAGGKASSSKTGADTPPRSPRRALPASLVYTEHPVPAFQLRLCPNFNAHTDHFVGHKIVHFGCCRDPNIYCLSPTLESQVLSTSISANSFCSSSPPRSCQ, encoded by the coding sequence ATGTCTGACCCAGGGGATCTTCCTAAAGGAAAGCCCCAGAAGTatccacaaaggaaaagaaccaTGTTCACTCAGAAACAACTGGCGGATTTGCGGCTCCTGTTCAATGAGAACCCATACCCGACCTCCAGCCTTCAGAGAGAAATGGCCTCAAAAATGGAGATACATCCAACAGTCGTGAAGGTTTGGTTCAAGAACCACAGAGCAAAACTCAAGAGAGCCAAATACAAGCCTATTCAGCAAAAACAACAAGAGGCTCAACAGCAGCAATTAGCTGAGGCAGGAGGCAAGGCCAGCTCTTCCAAGACAGGCGCGGATACACCTCCCAGATCCCCTCGCAGGGCCCTCCCCGCATCCCTGGTTTATACAGAGCATCCAGTGCCTGCCTTCCAGCTCCGCCTGTGCCCCAATTTTAATGCTCACACAGACCACTTTGTTGGCCACAAAATAGTTCATTTCGGCTGCTGCCGAGACCCTAACATATACTGCCTCTCTCCCACTCTGGAATCCCAAGTTCTTTCCACGAGCATCAGCGCTAATTCCTTCTGCTCTTCATCACCACCAAGATCTTGTCAGTGA